Below is a window of Impatiens glandulifera chromosome 2, dImpGla2.1, whole genome shotgun sequence DNA.
GGTTGACTCTCTTGCGAAAACGTGACAATCGCAAATGACTCGATGATGTGATCATCATCGAGTCTATCAGGCTGAGGAGGGAGTATTTCAGTGTTCCGAAAATAAGAATTATAGAAATAAGCAAGAATGAGAGGGAGAAAAACACCCCCCACCACAGCACAGATGATGATGAGGGAATGGTTGTCTCTGACAGACCCGATTGACTTTGTAAAATTAAGAGAAGGTGGTGTTGCCATGAGAAGGGAGTGAGAGAGATcatgaaaataaaagagaaagagagatgaGTTTGaatgagagaatttttttttgagatttaaGGTTTATTTTTTTCCTCATTTGTTTGTAAAGGTCCCACGCCTATGCAAAGAGGGTCAATGCAACAAGCTACTTCCTGATGGGGTAAGAATACTTGATGTTGTTAATCAAGAGGGTCAATGCAACAAGCTACTTCCTGATGGGGTAAGAATACTTGATGTTGTTAATCAAGTATCATGATAGGGCTGATGTGCATGAATGGAAGGAACAACAAGTTCAATTCTAATTTGGCATGACATTGTATACGTTCTAGAGGACAGATTGTAGAATGATATCATAGTGTGGTCTTTTAATATCATAGTGTGGTCTTTTAAGATCATAGTGTGGTCTTTTAAGATCTCCCGACATCAGGTTATGCTTTGGCTAGTTTATAGAGGACGGCTGATGACTAGGGGATAGAATCAACAAATTCATGACAAAACCGAATACGA
It encodes the following:
- the LOC124928152 gene encoding putative RING-H2 finger protein ATL37; the protein is MATPPSLNFTKSIGSVRDNHSLIIICAVVGGVFLPLILAYFYNSYFRNTEILPPQPDRLDDDHIIESFAIVTFSQESQPEDSPGHRDCSVCCCDFETGEQIIIFPVCQHRHHAVCIREWFGQQTTCPICRHDYSGWRPDLEV